One stretch of Glycine soja cultivar W05 chromosome 7, ASM419377v2, whole genome shotgun sequence DNA includes these proteins:
- the LOC114418477 gene encoding methionine adenosyltransferase 2 subunit beta-like, whose amino-acid sequence MQYKLTRRDHNSTPSKERHQRQKQRRMSKVKILVVGGTGYLGQHLLQAYVHANANNGTPFAFDLAFTHHSSPPPQPLLDAIPFSLPFQVDLKTGFGFEAISNTFGQPDVVVNCAAISVPRACEIDPATAHAINVPSSLVKWLQSFEKRSTLLIHLSTDQVYEGEKSFYKEEDIAVPVNVYGKTKVAAEQFISENYPNFAILRSSIIYGPQTVSPVPKSLPIQWIDGALAKGEKVEFFHDEFRCPIYVKDLVTIILTLTSQWISEGKQMQLLLNVGGADRVSRLQMAEAVAEFRGYDASLIKSVSASSVDRGVKSPADISMDITRLVQTLRIHPVSFKDGVRLTLTTEARQ is encoded by the exons ATGCAATACAAATTAACACGAAGGGATCACAACTCAACTCCAAGCAAGGAAAGACACCAGAGACAGAAACAAAGAAGGATGAGTAAGGTGAAGATTTTGGTTGTGGGAGGCACAGGTTACTTGGGTCAGCATCTGCTACAAGCCTATGTTCATGCCAATGCCAATAATGGAACTCCTTTTGCTTTCGATCTCGCTTTCACCCATCACTCCTCTCCTCCTCCCCAACCTCTGTTGGATGCCAttcctttctctcttccttttcaaGTGGATTTGAAAACTGGCTTTGGATTTGAAGCCATTTCCAACACTTTTGGTCAG CctgatgtggttgtcaattgTGCTGCCATCTCAGTTCCTCGTGCTTGTGAAATTGATCCTGCTACTGCACATGCTATTAATGTGCCATCGTCTCTAGTAAAATGGTTGCAAAGCTTTGAAAAGAGAAGTACTCTTCTCATTCATCTCTCCACAGATCAAG TTTATGAAGGGGAGAAGTCCTTTTACAAGGAAGAAGACATTGCTGTTCCAGTAAATGTTTATGGAAAAACTAAAGTGGCAGCAGAGCAGTTCATTTCAGAAAATTATCCGAACTTTGCAATTTTGAGAAGCAGTATCATCTATGGGCCACAAACAGTCTCACCAGTTCCAAAATCTCTTCCTATTCAG TGGATTGATGGTGCCCTTGCTAAAGGAGAAAAAGTGGAGTTCTTTCATGATGAGTTTCGTTGTCCAATTTATGTCAAGGATCTTGTAACTATCATACTAACTTTAACTAGCCAATGGATATCGG AGGGCAAGCAAATGCAATTGTTACTTAATGTTGGTGGAGCTGATAGGGTGTCACGTTTACAAATGGCTGAGGCTGTTGCAGAATTTAGAGGATATGATGCCTCATTAATCAAATCAGTGTCTGCCTCATCG GTTGATCGAGGGGTGAAGTCCCCAGCTGATATATCTATGGATATCACTAGATTGGTTCAAACCCTAAGAATTCATCCTGTTTCATTTAAAGATGGAGTGAGATTGACACTCACAACCGAGGCTAGGCAATGA
- the LOC114418475 gene encoding NAD(P)H-quinone oxidoreductase subunit S, chloroplastic: protein MMSSFVVLHGLHGSLLRSQFLGQDTLTHLYPRNKASTIHNKPTTAQPRAKFDMLQVLGGRGLCNGEAGLKQELKRELGVDEKAPASATSDKEQELEEESSTTQSLASVAAEDGFEKELMGLTGGFPGGEKGLKKFIQENPPPLKPSQGSKSLKLALSKKPKPPELPLLLPGMIAIVKNPNNPFYMYCGIVQRITDGKAGVLFEGGNWDRLITFRLEELERREKGPPMKNPKSAVLEPFLEKKS from the coding sequence ATGATGTCATCTTTTGTTGTTCTTCATGGCCTGCATGGCTCTCTTCTCCGCTCCCAGTTCCTAGGCCAAGACACCCTCACTCATCTCTACCCTCGTAACAAGGCTTCCACCATTCATAACAAGCCAACAACAGCACAACCACGTGCCAAATTTGACATGCTGCAAGTCTTGGGAGGAAGAGGACTATGCAATGGAGAAGCAGGTCTTAAACAAGAGCTGAAGAGGGAACTTGGTGTTGATGAGAAGGCACCAGCATCAGCAACAAGTGACAAAGAGCAAGAGTTAGAGGAGGAATCATCAACAACACAGTCCTTGGCAAGTGTTGCTGCAGAAGATGGTTTTGAGAAGGAACTGATGGGGTTAACTGGGGGGTTTCCGGGGGGTGAGAAGGGTTTGAAAAAGTTCATTCAGGAAAACCCTCCTCCTCTAAAACCAAGTCAAGGGAGCAAAAGCCTGAAACTAGCACTGTCTAAGAAGCCTAAACCACCAGAATTGCCTTTGTTGCTGCCAGGGATGATTGCCATTGTGAAGAACCCGAATAACCCGTTTTACATGTACTGTGGGATTGTGCAAAGAATCACTGATGGAAAGGCAGGGGTTCTCTTTGAAGGAGGGAACTGGGACAGGTTGATCACGTTCAGGTTGGAAGAACTTGAGCGCAGAGAAAAAGGCCCCCCCATGAAGAACCCCAAGTCAGCTGTGCTCGAACCGTTTCTTGAAAAGAAGTCATAG